Proteins encoded by one window of Aphidius gifuensis isolate YNYX2018 linkage group LG2, ASM1490517v1, whole genome shotgun sequence:
- the LOC122849528 gene encoding ubiquitin carboxyl-terminal hydrolase 35-like has product MFNNCFVPETLENVKCDDENCKVKCNKTETKELTQTPLHLILLLKRFDLNKERQVYKIQDYVKLNENITVNNESYGLHSVIIHKGEDIEFGHYYTYNKDISKNEWYKYDDKKVINVKFNVIENLKSPDTPYMVLYKKKDNNNNNNLNKKNEQLKISPIKVTNKLDIHNNTVTKKTKIISNVILSKKKIANKIDLNLNNDDKSIGKCKTWINFIIKL; this is encoded by the exons atgtttaataattgtttcgtACCAGAAACTTTAGAAAATGTAAAATGCGATGATGAAAATTGCAAagtaaaatgtaataaaacaGAAACTAAAGAATTAACACAAACACcattacatttaatattattattaaaacgatTTGATTTAAACAAAGAAAGACAAGTTTATAAGATACAAgattatgtaaaattaaatgaaaatataacagTTAATAATGAAAGTTATGGATTACATAGTGTTATTATACATAAAGGTGAAGATATTGAATTTGgacattattatacatataataaagatatatctaaaaatgaatggtataaatatgatgataaaaaagtaataaatgtaaaatttaatgtaattgaaaatttaaaatcaccagATACACCATATAtggtattatataaaaaaaaagataataataataataataatttaaataaaaaaaatgaacaattaaaaatcagTCCAATTAaagttacaaataaattagatattcataataatactgtaactaaaaaaactaaaataatttccaatgtaattttaagtaaaaaaaaaattgctaataaaattgatttaaatttaaataatgatgataaatccaTAGGTAAATGTAAAACATGG ataaattttataataaaattatga